A single Perognathus longimembris pacificus isolate PPM17 chromosome 17, ASM2315922v1, whole genome shotgun sequence DNA region contains:
- the Aoc3 gene encoding membrane primary amine oxidase, which produces MTQKATLVLLALAVITIFALVCVLLASKSGAGGEASQPLHCPSVSPSGQPWKHSSQSQLFADLHPEELTAVMDFLTKKLGPGLMDAAQAQPSDNCVFSVELQLPPKAAALAHLDRGGPPPAREALAIVFFGGQPQPNVSELVVGPLPHPSYMRDVTVEHHGGPVPYYKRPVLAREYLDIDKMIFDRELPKAAGLLHHCCFYKPQGRNLATLTTAPRGLKSGDRATWFGLYYRLSGAGHYVHPVGLELLVDHKALDPARWTIQKVFYQGRYYDSLTQLEEQFEAGLVNVVLVPDNGTGGSWSLKSPVGPGVVPPLQFYPQGPRFSVQGSQVASSLWTFSFGLGAFSGLRLFDIRFQGERVAYEVSVQEALAVYGGNSPAAMLTHYIDGNFGMGKYSTPLTRGVDCPYLATYVDWHFLLESQTPQTLHDAFCVFEHNQGLPLRRHHSDFYSYYFGGLVETVLVIRSVSTLLNYDYVWDMIFHPNGAIEVKVHATGYISSAFLFGAAHKYGNRVGEHTLGTVHTHSAHFKVDLDVAGLENWVWAEDMAFVPTPVPWNPEYQIQRMQVTRKLLETEEQAAFPVGGAIPRYVYLASNHSNKWGHARGYRIQTLSFAGKPVPQESSVERAFSWGRYQLAVTKRKEEELSSTNIYHQNDPWAPTMNFADFINNETIAGEDLVAWVTAGFLHIPHAEDIPNTVTVGNGVGFFLRPYNFFDEDPSFSSADAIYFRDDQDAGACEVNPLACLPQTAACAPSLPAFSHAGFSHN; this is translated from the exons ATGACCCAGAAGGCCACCTTGGTGCTCCTTGCTCTAGCTGTCATCACCATCTTTGCTTTAGTTTGTGTCCTGCTAGCCagcaaaagtggagctgggggCGAAGCTAGCCAGCCTCTGCATTGCCCCTCGGTGTCTCCCAGTGGCCAGCCTTGGAAACACTCCAGCCAGAGCCAGCTGTTTGCAGACCTCCACCCAGAGGAGCTGACAGCCGTGATGGACTTtctcaccaaaaagctgggaccAGGGCTGATGGATGCAGCCCAGGCTCAGCCCTCTGACAACTGTGTCTTCTCAGTGGAGCTGCAGCTGCCCCCCAAGGCCGCAGCCTTGGCTCATCTGGACAGAGGGGGGCCCCCACCTGCTCGGGAAGCACTGGCCATCGTCTTCTTTGGTGGACAACCTCAGCCCAATGTGAGTGAGTTGGTTGTGGGGCCACTGCCTCACCCCTCCTACATGCGGGATGTAACTGTGGAGCATCATGGTGGCCCGGTGCCTTATTACAAACGCCCGGTGCTGGCCAGAGAGTACTTGGATATAGATAAGATGATCTTCGACAGAGAGCTGCCCAAGGCTGCTGGGCTTCTTCATCACTGTTGCTTCTACAAACCGCAGGGTCGAAACTTAGCGACACTGACCACAGCCCCCCGTGGACTGAAGTCAGGGGACAGAGCCACCTGGTTTGGCCTCTACTACAGGCTCTCAGGAGCTGGGCATTATGTGCATCCTGTGGGGTTGGAGCTGCTGGTGGACCACAAGGCCCTGGACCCTGCCCGCTGGACCATCCAGAAGGTGTTCTATCAAGGCCGCTACTATGACAGCCTGACCCAGCTGGAGGAACAGTTTGAGGCAGGCCTGGTGAATGTGGTGCTGGTCCCAGACAATGGCACAGGTGGATCCTGGTCCTTGAAGTCCCCAGTGGGCCCTGGTGTGGTGCCTCCTCTGCAGTTCTATCCCCAAGGTCCTCGCTTCAGCGTCCAGGGGAGTCAAGTAGCCTCTTCATTGTGGACTTTCTCCTTTGGCCTGGGAGCATTCAGTGGTCTGAGGCTCTTTGACATCCGGTTCCAAGGAGAGAGAGTGGCCTATGAAGTGAGCGTCCAGGAGGCCTTGGCCGTGTATGGTGGGAATTCCCCAGCTGCAATGCTGACTCACTATATTGATGGCAATTTTGGCatgggcaagtactctacaccCCTGACCCGTGGGGTGGACTGCCCCTACCTGGCCACCTATGTGGACTGGCACTTTCTTTTGGAGTCCCAGACCCCCCAAACGCTACATGATGCCTTTTGTGTGTTTGAACACAACCAGGGTCTTCCACTGCGGCGGCACCACTCAGATTTCTACTCCTACTATTTTGGGGGCCTTGTAGAGACAGTATTAGTTATCAGATCTGTTTCTACCTTGCTCAATTATGACTACGTGTGGGATATGATCTTCCATCCTAACGGGGCCATAGAAGTCAAAGTTCACGCCACAGGCTACATCAGCTCAGCATTCCTGTTCGGTGCTGCCCATAAATATGGGAACCGAGTTGGGGAGCACACGCTGGGCACAGTTCAcacccacagtgcccacttcAAGGTGGATCTGGATGTAGCAG GACTAGAGAACTGGGTCTGGGCAGAGGACATGGCCTTTGTCCCCACACCTGTGCCCTGGAACCCTGAGTATCAGATACAGAGAATGCAGGTGACCCGGAAGCTGTTGGAGACAGAGGAGCAGGCTGCTTTCCCCGTGGGAGGTGCCATCCCCCGCTACGTGTACCTGGCTAGCAATCACAGCAACAAGTGGGGTCACGCACGGGGCTACCGCATCCAGACGCTCAGCTTTGCTGGGAAACCAGTGCCCCAGGAGAGCTCCGTGGAAAGAGCCTTCAGCTGGGGGAG GTATCAGCTGGCTGTGACCAAGCGGAAAGAGGAGGAGCTCAGTAGCACCAACATCTACCATCAAAATGACCCTTGGGCTCCCACCATGAATTTTGCTGACTTCATCAACAATGAGACCATTGCAGGAGAG GACTTGGTGGCCTGGGTGACAGCTGGATTTCTGCACATCCCCCATGCAGAGGACATTCCCAACACGGTGACAGTGGGGAATGGAGTGGGCTTCTTCCTCCGGCCCTACAACTTCTTTGATGAggacccttccttctcctctgctgATGCCATCTATTTCCGGGACGACCAGGATGCTGGGGCCTGTGAGGTCAACCCCCTGGCTTGCCTGCCCCAGACTGCTGCTTGTGCCCCCAGCCTCCCTGCCTTCTCCCATGCGGGCTTCTCTCACAACTAG